The Paenibacillus dendritiformis region CGTGTCCGCCACAGGCAACGTTCTTGACTGATGTCTATATGGAGAAGCATGAATTTTACCGGTCTCTGTTGATAATCCAGTCCTGAACATAAGGGGGCTGTCTCCAAAGCCGATTTTAGGTGCAGCGAGACAGCCCCGCCCTGCTTCTCACGCTGAAAAATACTGTAAAAGTGCAGTTTTCCTTGATGACGTGTACTTCTTTACAGGAATTGCTGCAAAACTGCAACAATTTCAGACTATCTAATAGGTGTAAGACAAAAAGAGATGAAAATAATGTACTTTTGCAGGAATTTTATCAAATAGCGGATCTAATGGCATAAATTACTGCACTGATGCAGGATTTTGCTGACTCACCCTGATCCCCCGCTTTTCCGGCCGCTGCTTTGCCCGCAGCCGTTTTTCCCGCCTCCATAATCAGTTCACCCTTTGCCTCAATCTATTGCCAAAAAGGTTGTCTTCGGCAGCGGTTCAGCCGATCATGCGGTGGATCTCGTTCACGATCAGTTCCGGTTCGCTGAACATGACGAGATGGCCGGACTTCGGAGCCTCGACCCAGCGTCCGTTGGCCAATGCCGCCGCCGCCTGGCGATGGGCGGCGGCGATGGCCGGCCGCACGCTTCGCTCAAGCAGGGACATCTTCGTGCCCGAGATTAAGCTGACTTCCAGATCGCCGAGGTCGAGAGGCTCGTCGCGCAGCTTGGCCAACTCGTCGACGAACGGCGCCAGTTCGGCGATCATCGCGCGGGCTGCCTGTTCCGTGAAGTCCTCATTGCGGTGATCAGCCGCGACATCCGCAGGCTGAATACGGCCGGCCCTGCTGCCGAGCAGACGGTAAATTCCGAGCCGGGCCAGCAGCGGCACGAGAACGCGCATCATCGTTTGCCGCTTGCTTCCGGACGGATCGAAGTACATATCGCAGTGCTCATCGCTCTGATCGACCAGCACGATGCCGCGTATTCGGGAAGGATCAGTGGCTGCCGCGACCCGAACGATAGGACCGCCCCAACTGTGCCCGACCAGGATGAACGGGCCTGGCCCGAGCGCGCGGAGCAGGCTGTCGAGATCGTCAGTGATTCGGCGAAGCGTCCGCGGAGCCGTATCCGGATCGCTTCGCCCTGTGCCTGCGCGGTCGTACACGACAGTACGAGCCCGTTCGGCGACGAGGGGCTGCACGAGACCCCATACGGATCGGGAAAAGCCCATGCCTGATTCGAATACGACCGTCGGGGTGCCGCTCCCGTTAACCATATAATGCAATCGGCGTCCATCCCCAACCGTATGGAAAAAGCTCTGTCCGTATGTATGTGAACGGGTAGAGTTCATCCTTGTCATCTCTTCGCCTCCATCAATTCGATCGACTATAATTGAAAATGCTTCTCATTATCAATTATAAGTGGGAGATGCCATGGCAACAAGACTGCTTCGCGCCTTTTATTATCGTTTCCAATATTATGATCCGAAGTTATACTTAGGGGAGCGGGTGAGGAGGAGGTTATCACATGAATAGAGAAGCAATTGTTCGCTTGCTCGAGGAATCGGGATTGGAAGCGTATCGAGAGTCGTTAGCATCCTTGATTTTCCCGACTTGCCAACTTCGGCTGCAGCCCGATGAAGACCCAAATCTGCCGCTCGGATGCAGCAAGGTCGGCGGACATCCCGATTTGCCGGATGATGTGGAGTGGCCACGGTGGAAGCATTACAATCAGTCCTTTATCGCCCAGATGAACATGGCCGATCTGCCGCCTGAGCTGGAGCTCCCGCCGGAAGGTCTGCTTACCTTTTTTTATGCGGTCGAGGCGATGTATGCGGACGAAGAATTCTATAACAATCCTGGAACGTGCAGCGTAATTTATTCTACTCCAGAGCGGTTGGGCGGATTGCGGCGTACACCTTCACCCGGCGAGCTTGACGAGGGCGCTGTGCTGAGACCGAATCGGATCGAGTTCGTTCCGGGGTTATGCGTTCCGGCTGCAGAATCGGCTTATTTGGAGATGCTGGGACTTGGCTGGACGGAAAACAGGGAAGATTTTGAGAAGTATTGGAGCGT contains the following coding sequences:
- a CDS encoding YwqG family protein — its product is MNREAIVRLLEESGLEAYRESLASLIFPTCQLRLQPDEDPNLPLGCSKVGGHPDLPDDVEWPRWKHYNQSFIAQMNMADLPPELELPPEGLLTFFYAVEAMYADEEFYNNPGTCSVIYSTPERLGGLRRTPSPGELDEGAVLRPNRIEFVPGLCVPAAESAYLEMLGLGWTENREDFEKYWSVFLEKLHAQGPPDDYIHRLLGHPDQIQGDMQIYSEMIATGLSYDSLREPASRSRMLPSALRWRLLLQIDSEEEKTGVMWGDVGRIYYWIREEDLAALRFDRVVCQMQCG
- a CDS encoding alpha/beta hydrolase; amino-acid sequence: MTRMNSTRSHTYGQSFFHTVGDGRRLHYMVNGSGTPTVVFESGMGFSRSVWGLVQPLVAERARTVVYDRAGTGRSDPDTAPRTLRRITDDLDSLLRALGPGPFILVGHSWGGPIVRVAAATDPSRIRGIVLVDQSDEHCDMYFDPSGSKRQTMMRVLVPLLARLGIYRLLGSRAGRIQPADVAADHRNEDFTEQAARAMIAELAPFVDELAKLRDEPLDLGDLEVSLISGTKMSLLERSVRPAIAAAHRQAAAALANGRWVEAPKSGHLVMFSEPELIVNEIHRMIG